In Gimesia panareensis, the genomic window GATTTCCAGTTTCATGGGCCTGCTCTCCATCGTACAGACCTTTGGACTACTGTTGATCGGCGAAGAATGGATGGGCAATCACGACTGGCTCTCCTGGATTCATGTCACACGCGATCATCTGCAAACCGTCACCTTCCTGCAGATCGTCGCCGGGGGACACCTGCTGCTGTTTGTCATGCGGTCCCGCGGTCCGTTCTTTATGCCTCCCTGGCCGGCACTCCCCCTGTTCTCAGCCATCGTCGGCACGCAGATCCTGGCTGTGCTGATGTGCGGGTTCGGGTGGTTTGTCACTCCCATTCACTGGAAACTGATCGGCCTGGTCTGGCTTTACATGCTGGCCTGGATGGTCGTGCTCGATCTGGTCAAACAGGTCATTTATCACAAGATCTCAAATCACGATAACGGCCGCCCCCCCTGGTACCGGACATTTTTGAAGAGCCGCAGCACGGGCAGAAAATAAGCAACCTGAATCGAAACCGGATGAGTTTCTGTTATCCCGAGGAACTTGAATCATGCATTACTTTAAAAAATTCCATGTCGAACCCGGCAGCAAAGTCGACCTCTCAACCATCGATGCCAGTTTCAAGGATCACCATGAATCCCATCAGCACGCGCTGCCGGAAATCGAAACATATCGCCAGAAACTCGCAGATCTGCAGTACCTGATGTATGCCGAAAACAAACGTTCGCTGCTGATCTGCCTGCAGGGCCGCGATGCCGCGGGTAAGGATGGCACCATTAAACACGTCCTGGGCGCTATGAACCCGCAGGGCTGCACGGTGACTGGCTTCAAAGTCCCCACCAAAGAAGAAGCCGCCCATGATTTCCTCTGGCGTTACCACCGGACCACTCCCGAGAAAGGACAGGTGGCGATCTTCAACCGATCACATTACGAAGACGTCCTGGTCGTCCGCGTGCACAATCTTGTGCCGCAGCAAGTCTGGGAACAGCGCTACGCACACATCAATCATTTCGAACAGCAGCTGGCAGACAGTGGTACGCACATCCTTAAGTTCTATCTGCACATCGATCCGGAAGAACAGCTCGCCCGGTTCAAGCAGCGGATCGACGACCCGGCCCGCCACTGGAAAATCAGCGACAACGACTACGCCGAACGCCCCCTCTGGGACGAATACACCACAGCCTTCGAAGCGGCCCTCAGCCAGTGCAGCACGCCGCACGCCCCCTGGTTCATCATTCCCTCCAACCACAAATGGTTCCGCAATCTGGCCATCTCTCGTATCGTAACTGAGACCCTGGAAGCCCTGAACATGAAATTCCCGGAACCCACCGTCGACATCAACGAGATCAAACAGAAGTATCACCAGATCGTCGAAAAGGAACACGAAGAGTCAGCACCACAGTAGCCTCGCGTTCGACAGCGAAAATCCAGACCTCTACAGAACTCCCGTAAGTCAGAGTTGACGCTCCCCCACAGCCGACACACAATAAAGACTGACAAGTCTTTTTCTCTGCTGGTATCAGCGCGCTCACGCGAAGGACAACCCGATTACAATGCTCCGATTCTCAATTGATTCATTGATCAGACGCAGCTGCCGTTCTGCAGCGTCACTCCTGGCACTTTTTTGTCTGACACTGATTTCTACCAGTGTCTGTTATGCCGAACGTCCCAATATCATCCTGATCATGGCCGACGACCTTGGTTTTTCCGATCTCGGCTGTTACGGTTCCGAAATCAAAACGCCCCATCTCGACCAGTTGGCGCAAGAAGGCCTGCGGTTTAAGCGGTTCTATAATGCGGGCCGCTGCTGTCCCACCCGGGCCTCACTCTCGACCGGTCTCTATCCGCACCAGGCAGGCATGGGCTGGATGAATCGGAACGACAACCTCCCCGGCTATCAGGGAGAACTGGGGAAGAATTGCGTCACGATCGCCGAAGTCCTCTCCTCCGCTGACTACCGCTGTTATCACGTCGGCAAATGGCACCTGACCTACCGTATGCGCGAAGCCAACGAAAACTGGCCCCTCGGACGGGGCTTCGACCGCGCCTATGGCACCGGAGGGGGAGGCAATTATTTCGCACCACGTCCCCTCTACGAAGACAATCAGCTGATCAAACCACCCAAAGAGGGTTATTACATCACCGATGCGTTCAGCAGCAAAGCGGTCGAATTTCTCAAAGATCACAACCAGCAACACAAACAGCAGCCCTTTTTCATGTACCTCGCCTATACGGCCCCCCACTTCCCGCTGCACGCGCTCCCGGAAGACATCGCCCGTTACAAAGGGCACTACCGCGGCGGCTGGGACGCACTCCGCAAACAGCGGCATCAGAGCATGCAGAAACTGGGGCTGATCAACTGCCCGCTCTCCCCCCGCGATCCGGATGCCAAAGCCTGGGACAGTCTTTCCGAAAAAGAACAGCAGGAATGGGACCTGCGAATGTCGGTCTACGCAGCCATGGTCACCTGCATGGATCGCGGCATCGGTCAGGTCCTGGAACAGATTGAACAGATGGGCCAGACAAACAATACGCTGGTGCTGTTCCTTTCCGATAATGGTGCCAGTGCCGAATACATCGATCGGGGTCATCAGCCCGGCGCCATCACCGGCACCCGCGAATCCTTCCGCTGTGCCGAGGTCGGCTGGGCCAACAGCAGCAACACTCCGTTCCGTTTCCATAAAATGTGGGTCCACGAGGGAGGCATCTCCACGCCACTCATCGTCCGCTGGCCCGACCAGATCAAACAGACCGGAGGCTGGACGAATCAGGTCGGCCACATCATCGATGTCATGGCCACCTGCCTCGATATCTCCGGTGCAAAGTATCCCGCATCGAAAAAAGATCAGGCCATTTTCCCCTATGAAGGCAACAGCCTGCTCCCCACGTTCCAGCATCCGGAGACCACAAAACCACGGACTCTCTGCTGGGAACACGAAGGCAACAAAGCCATCCGACAGGGAGACTGGAAACTGGTCAAAGAAAACGATCACAAGTGGGAACTCTACGATCTGAGCAAGGACCGCAGCGAACTTAATAACCTGGTCAAAACCGACCCGGAGCGGGTGGAAACCATGTCCCGGGAATGGGATGCCTGGGCCGAGCGCGTCGGTGTCGTTCCCTGGGACGATCTCCCTCCCCCCGGCTACAGAAAGAAAGGGCCGAAGTTCTACCGCAAGAAATAAGTGCCGTCTGACCATCCGCAGCGATTCCCCCAAGAGAAGTGTCGACGCGTACCGGCCTCAGTCCGGGAACCAGGCAATCCTTGTGTAAAACAGCAGATCACTTGAATCTGCCGGCCCGAAACGGGATAGTTGAAGAAATGTGACCTCCAGGTCTTCCATCAACGGGCTCGGGAGCCCACCGCTCCAATCCGCGTTGTTACTACCCATCCTTATAGATACAGAGAATGTCATCCCCCCATGTCCACCGTCGCCTCTTCGCCGTTACTGAAACTGCATCCGGAAGATAATATCGCCATCGCCCGTAACTCTGTGGCGGAAAACCAGGAGTGTGCGATCTCTGAAAATGAGAGCGTGACCGCCCGCGAAAGCATTGATCTGGGCCATAAAGTCGCCATTCAGCCAATCGCCAAAGGGGAACGCATCCGTAAGTTTGGTCAGGTAATCGGCTTCGCAACCTGCGATATTCAACCGGGTGACTGGATTCACAGCCACAACCTGGAAGCAGGCGAACTCAGCCTCGATTACGCCTTTTCCAGCGACGTTCCTGCTCCGCCGGAACCAGTCACGGGCCGCACCTTCATGGGGTATCGTCGCCCCAACGGAAAAGCAGCGACCCGCAACTACCTGGCGATTATCAGTACCGTCAACTGTTCGGCGACCGCTTCAAAATACATCGCCCGGGAGCTGGCTCAGACCTCCCTGGCCGACTACCCGAATATCGATGGCATTATCCCGCTGGTTCACAAAGGGGGCTGTGCCATGCAGTATGATGGAGAAGATCACCATCAGCTGATGCGAACTCTGGGGGGATTTGCGAAGCATCCCAACATCGGCGCTTATGTCATTCTGGGGCTGGGGTGTGAAACAGGGCAAGGTTCTTTCCTCTCCGACAACGAAGGACTGGTCCAGCTGCAGAATCTGAAAGAGCCCGACCCCATGGAACCCCTGGTGCTGAATATCCAGGACATCGGCGGAATCAGAAAAACCGTCGATTATGTTTCGGGACTGCTCAAAGACTACTTACCGAAAGTCAACGATGTCATCCGCGAGCCGATTCCGGTCTCTGAACTCATTCTGGGCACCGAATGTGGGGGTAGCGACGGGAACAGTGGCGTCACCGCAAACCCGGCCCTGGGAATCGCCAGCGATCTGCTCGTCGCTCATGGCGCGACTTCCATTCTGGGGGAAACATCGGAAATCTATGGGGGCGAACATCTTCTGACCCGCCGTGCGATTACTCCCGAAGTCGGTCAGGACCTGATTGACCGTATTAAATGGTGGGAAGATTACACGGGTAAATTTGGCGTGGTCATCGACAACAATCCCTCCCCCGGGAATAAAAGAGGTGGCCTGACCACGATTTACGAAAAATCACTGGGCGCCATCGCCAAGGGGGGCAGCACCGCTCTGCAGGCCGTCTACCGTTTTGCTGAGCCTGTGACCGAAAAAGGCTTTGTCATTATGGATACCCCTGGCTACGACCCGGCTTCGGTGACCGGGATGGTGGCTGGCGGAGCGAATGTGGTCTGCTTTACCACTGGTCGGGGCAGCTGTTTCGGCTGTAAGCCGGTCCCCAGCATCAAAATTGCAACCAACACCCCCATGTTCGAACGAATGCAGGACGACATGGACCTGGACGCAGGCCGCATCCTGAATGGGACCTCCGTAGAGGAAGTCGGCCGCGAAATCTTCGAGCTGATTATCGAAGTGGCCAGCGGAAAAAAGACCAAAAGTGAGGCGCAGGGCATCGGAGATGAAGAGTTTTGCCCCTGGAGCATCGGCCCGGTTCTCTGATTTTTCCAGATTTCAGGAGGATTCCGAGTCCGGAGTCCTCCTGGATGTCTGACAGACCGTCCCGGCAGAATTCGCTCACGATCACAAATTCCTATCTCATTGTGAATCTATGAGTTATCCCCTGATAGCAGTTCACCTGGTGAGCTCGATCTGATCTCGTCCCACTCCCTGACCACCCGCCTGAAGTATACATATAGCCACAACCAGGCTCCCTCAATACAATCGCTAGAACTATTGAAACAGGAAAATTCGGCATCTCCCGAATAATCGCTACAGTTTACCAGAAGCTCTGTCCGATATAACCAGCAACAGACTCCGCGCATTTCCGTTTTTATCGCGCGGATTGTTATCAAGGTTTCCGCTGTTTGTAAGGACGTATAGATGCGGCTTCTTCATTGGCTAGCACCGGTTTTGAGCATCGTTCTGATCTCACACGCATACTCCACAGTACATGCGCAGGGATATCCTCCAGCAGGCCTGCAGTCAGGTATGATACAGCCTGTATCATATAACCCTGCCGGTTTCCCGGGGTTTTCTCAGAATACTCAGGCCTTGCCTGCTCCAGTGCAACCTGGTTTCTTCCAGGCTGCAGCAGGTAATTACGGTTATCCCACCCCGCCGGGAATTCCCACGAATGCCGGACCGGAGGCCCCGCTGAATGCATTTCCTCAAATGACACCCTTTGAGAAAATGTTCCAGCAGCACCGTGTTGATAAGAACGGCCTGTGGACCTATCGGGGCAGTAACGCAGGCAAAAAATACTTCCTGAGTATGGAAGCCTTGTTTGCCCGTTACCAGAATCCGGGTGGGGCCCTGATCGGAAACGTCGGTACCGAATCCTATCTGCACATGGTGGAAGACGAACTCGTCGACGCCACCGACCAAGATACCTACGACCAGTACAACGAAAACACAGGGTTGCCTTACTTCGATCAGCAACACTTCAATAGAATCCCCAAGCTGAATGCACCTGGCGTGCGTCTTCGCTGGGGCTGGACCAACGATGATGACAGCGGTTTTGAAGTCACCGGCTGGTGGATTACCCAGGCTAATTCATCATGGTCTGCCATTGAAAACTCCACACACAAACCGAATCCGGCGAATCAGGGTATCATGGATATCCTGCTTTCTCCTCCCAACTATCTTGACCCTGCAGGCACCGGTGTGGTTTCCTCGATTCCGGGTGTGACCACCGCTGAAGTCAACACTGTTCTTCAGAACGAACTGATGAACCTCGGCGGTCTTCCTCTGGATGACGGAACGCTTAACGGTGTCACCGTGCCTTACGACCTGGACTTCCGCGTCAAATCGATCAGCCAGGCCTGGGGTACCAACGCAACCTGGATGTCGACTCCGATTGTTGATAAGAAATCCTTGAAAGTTCGCGGTCTGGCCGGTGCCCGCTACATGCAGGTACGGGAAGGCTTCAGCTTTGTCGGTCGTGACAGTGGCCTGCTCTACAGTGATGCCACGAACATCGCCGGTATCCGTCCTGACCTGAAACTCTTCTCAAAGCCTACAGGCACAGATGAAAACCAGGATGGTATCGTCGATAACGCAGGTGTCGTTGAAGATGACAGTACGGGTGGGGGAACCACTGGTACCTCAACTGCGTTCTTCGCAGCTCCGGTTGACCCGGTCACAGGCCAGGCAGTCCAGCCCTATACCACCTGGGTAAACAGCTCTGTCCAGACTCACCTGGCTGGTCCTGAAGTCGGTTTCCAGTTTGACCTGGGTGGCGACAAATTCAAAATCTGGGGTCAGACCAAAGTCGGTATCATGGCCAACCAGGAACAGATCAAATTAAACGGTGACAATGTAGGTATGGGGATTCGTGCCGACCCGGATGATGTCGATCGTCCCAAGGCTCTGATCGACCCGACTCCGGGTAACCCCAACCCCAACGCCTTCAGCAGCACCCAGAACCACTCTCACGTATCACCTCTGTTTGAACAGTCGATCTTCATGGAAATGGCCATCTTCGACAAGGTACCTGTCCTGAAACGGATGAAAATGCTGGAAGAAGCCAAATTCAAAGTGGGTTACACCTACATTGTTGCCGGTGAAATCGCCCGTCCTTATGACAGCATCCGCTGGCAGGGGATGCCGACCCGCGGTCTGTTCCCCTCGATTGAAGTCGATCGTCAGTCCTGGAGCGTCGGAACCTGGAGCGTCGGTATTGACTGGCTCTATTAAACCGAGCACTGCAATTGAACCATCTCATGCGGTCGGGACCCTGTCTCGGCCGTTTTTTATTGCGCGGACCGGAAGCGACAGTCAATTTAATCCAGTCGCTTCAGAATCACGTCGCCCCGTGTGCTGTTGTCCCCCGGATAGACGCGGTCCGCCCCCTCTTCCTGAAACCAGATATCCAGCAAACCGCTGCCTGACTTCAGTTCAAAACGGGCGGTACTCTCATCTGCCTGCAGAAATTCGTGCGTCTCCTCTCCCTGCCAGTTGACGGAAAGCTTACCCGGCTTCTGGCCTGTTCCCCGCTGGATTTGAATCTGATATAAGCCGGGTGTCTCCACCTGGACCATCCAGCCCTGTGAATTCCCCTGTGCGAAAGATCCATCCTGGTAGCGGCACAGGGTGGTCGGGTTCTCTTTCCGGCTGTCAATGACGATCATTCCCGGCTGGAAATGGCGAGACTGTTTCACATCGGAATACCATTGCTGATACTCCTGACGCAATTTGCCTGCGATTTCGGGCTTGTCGGATATCAGATTCTTCGTCTCGCCGGGATCCGCAGCGAGATCGTAGAGTTCCAGTACCGGTTCGGCATCGCGCATCAGGTTCTCCTCGCCAAAGGTACCCGGGTAGCCTACCAGTTTATACCGTTGTGTAACCACGGCACAGTTCTGATAACGCTGGGGAGTCAGCCCTCGATGGACCTGAAAAAACAGACTGCGGGCAGGCAGGGTTTTCACTTTACCCGTTAACAGACCGGAGAGATCAATACCGTCCAGCTTTAACGACTTCGGTTTCGGTGTTCCCGTCATTGCGAGCAGGGTCGGCAGCAGATCGATGTGTGCCGCGATCTGGGCACTCTGGGTTCCCTCAGGAATGTGTCCAGGCCAGCTGGCCACGAACGGCACGCGGATTCCCCCTTCATAGACCCAGGATTTCCGCCCTTTCAATCCCGCGGTATAACGTTTCTGCTGCGGACCGTTGTCTCCCAGAAAGATCAGGATTGTGTTCTTCTGCAGTTTTTTCTGTTCCAGATGCGCCATCAGTCGCCCCAGATTTTCGTCCAGGTTTTCAACCATGCCGTACACACGGGCCGTCGTTTCGTTCAGTCCCTGCTTCAGATAAGGCTTCCAGTAAGCATCCGCAATTTCCAGTGGCGTGTGTGGTGCATTGGTCGGCAGATATACAAAAAACGGTTTTCCCTCGGCTGACTGTCGATCCATAAACTCCAGCGCGGCATCAAAAAATAGATCGGTGCAGTACCCTTTCCCCTGCTCCCGTTTCCCGTTTTTCCACAACCAGGGATCAAAGTAACTGTTGGGTTTGTCGGGCGTCTGTCCGATCCCGCCACTCTTATGCACCAGCGATTCCATGAACCCCTGATCCTGCGGCCTCATCGGGTAATTGTCTCCCAGATGCCATTTACCAAAGATCCCGGTTGCATATCCGTTCGCCTGCAGCAACTCTGCCAGCGTCGTTTCTGCCCCGTGCATCTTGGCACCACCCCGCGAGGTGTGAATCACGCCCGATCGATAATAATAGCGGCCCGTCATCACACTGGCTCGGGTCGGCGCACAGACCGGACTGCAGTAAAAGCGGGTCAGCTCCATTCCCTCTCGGGCCAGTTGATCCATGTGAGGCGTTCTGATTTTCGCGTTGCCATGAAAGCCCACATCGCCATAGCCCTGATCATCGGTCAGCAGTAAAATCACATTGGGCGACTTCGTTTCCGCTCCCCGGCTGGTTGCCCACTGCGATACGCTGACCAGACTGAAAACCAGAATGCACAACAGCTGCTGGAAATATTCTCTCTGCCACAGAGATAAAAGCATTGACGTCTCCCTTTTCGCGCTAAGCAACGTCAGCGAATCCACTTACTGCCCGTCCCGTTCTGGAACGAAACCCGGGAATCCACAAGGATTGAAAAAATGGTTGTCCTCGTTCACTGAAGATCCTACGATAGAAGCAGCCCAACCGTGTGACTCGAGAGGACTTCCTCATGAATCGAAACCTCATCTGCCTCATTCTCTGCTGCGGAATGATCACTCTAATGAGTACCTCCGCCCAGGCTCAGGTCGTGCGGATCCAGCAACCTATCGTACAACAATTCTCAGCAGGAACAACAGTCACCGTCCCGGATCGGGGGACAGCCCTGCTGGGAGGCATCAGCTCGGGCAGAATGCATTCCCGCCAGTTCGGACCGTTTCGGCGGGGCTCGATCTATGGTCAGGAATTTCAGAGTTCGACCAGCAGCGTGAGCGTTTATATCCACGACTTCGAAGCCATGGACCGCTACCTGCTCAATTCGGCTCCGCAAAGCATGCGACAGACGACTGCCTCTGATCCCAGCGACCACTGGCGGAACCAGCTCCTCTCCCCGGCACCGCAGGATCCCCCCGGTTCCTCAGCACTGCAAAAGCAACGGACAGCGGAAACGAAAGCCAGAACACAGGCCAGGGCGCGGCGGTTTTATGAACTGGGGAAGCAGGCCGAACAGAAGCACGACACGCCGAACATCGCCATTCTGCACTATACGGCTGCAGCGAAATACGGCAGCTTGCCCGCACAGCAGCGACTCAAAGAATTGAAATCCAGGTCGGCCAGTGTCACGCCCCAAGACTGATGCTGCCTGGTTCCGGATCTGGGTAGCGTTTATTTAATAGTTTTCAGCGTGATTATGAGGTCGACAGCGTTAGCTATGTAAGTATTCACCATGGCCGAGTGTGTGCTGTTACTCTTGTTTTCAGGACTTCAAC contains:
- a CDS encoding polyphosphate kinase 2 family protein, producing the protein MHYFKKFHVEPGSKVDLSTIDASFKDHHESHQHALPEIETYRQKLADLQYLMYAENKRSLLICLQGRDAAGKDGTIKHVLGAMNPQGCTVTGFKVPTKEEAAHDFLWRYHRTTPEKGQVAIFNRSHYEDVLVVRVHNLVPQQVWEQRYAHINHFEQQLADSGTHILKFYLHIDPEEQLARFKQRIDDPARHWKISDNDYAERPLWDEYTTAFEAALSQCSTPHAPWFIIPSNHKWFRNLAISRIVTETLEALNMKFPEPTVDINEIKQKYHQIVEKEHEESAPQ
- a CDS encoding arylsulfatase — its product is MLRFSIDSLIRRSCRSAASLLALFCLTLISTSVCYAERPNIILIMADDLGFSDLGCYGSEIKTPHLDQLAQEGLRFKRFYNAGRCCPTRASLSTGLYPHQAGMGWMNRNDNLPGYQGELGKNCVTIAEVLSSADYRCYHVGKWHLTYRMREANENWPLGRGFDRAYGTGGGGNYFAPRPLYEDNQLIKPPKEGYYITDAFSSKAVEFLKDHNQQHKQQPFFMYLAYTAPHFPLHALPEDIARYKGHYRGGWDALRKQRHQSMQKLGLINCPLSPRDPDAKAWDSLSEKEQQEWDLRMSVYAAMVTCMDRGIGQVLEQIEQMGQTNNTLVLFLSDNGASAEYIDRGHQPGAITGTRESFRCAEVGWANSSNTPFRFHKMWVHEGGISTPLIVRWPDQIKQTGGWTNQVGHIIDVMATCLDISGAKYPASKKDQAIFPYEGNSLLPTFQHPETTKPRTLCWEHEGNKAIRQGDWKLVKENDHKWELYDLSKDRSELNNLVKTDPERVETMSREWDAWAERVGVVPWDDLPPPGYRKKGPKFYRKK
- a CDS encoding UxaA family hydrolase; its protein translation is MSTVASSPLLKLHPEDNIAIARNSVAENQECAISENESVTARESIDLGHKVAIQPIAKGERIRKFGQVIGFATCDIQPGDWIHSHNLEAGELSLDYAFSSDVPAPPEPVTGRTFMGYRRPNGKAATRNYLAIISTVNCSATASKYIARELAQTSLADYPNIDGIIPLVHKGGCAMQYDGEDHHQLMRTLGGFAKHPNIGAYVILGLGCETGQGSFLSDNEGLVQLQNLKEPDPMEPLVLNIQDIGGIRKTVDYVSGLLKDYLPKVNDVIREPIPVSELILGTECGGSDGNSGVTANPALGIASDLLVAHGATSILGETSEIYGGEHLLTRRAITPEVGQDLIDRIKWWEDYTGKFGVVIDNNPSPGNKRGGLTTIYEKSLGAIAKGGSTALQAVYRFAEPVTEKGFVIMDTPGYDPASVTGMVAGGANVVCFTTGRGSCFGCKPVPSIKIATNTPMFERMQDDMDLDAGRILNGTSVEEVGREIFELIIEVASGKKTKSEAQGIGDEEFCPWSIGPVL
- a CDS encoding arylsulfatase, with product MLLSLWQREYFQQLLCILVFSLVSVSQWATSRGAETKSPNVILLLTDDQGYGDVGFHGNAKIRTPHMDQLAREGMELTRFYCSPVCAPTRASVMTGRYYYRSGVIHTSRGGAKMHGAETTLAELLQANGYATGIFGKWHLGDNYPMRPQDQGFMESLVHKSGGIGQTPDKPNSYFDPWLWKNGKREQGKGYCTDLFFDAALEFMDRQSAEGKPFFVYLPTNAPHTPLEIADAYWKPYLKQGLNETTARVYGMVENLDENLGRLMAHLEQKKLQKNTILIFLGDNGPQQKRYTAGLKGRKSWVYEGGIRVPFVASWPGHIPEGTQSAQIAAHIDLLPTLLAMTGTPKPKSLKLDGIDLSGLLTGKVKTLPARSLFFQVHRGLTPQRYQNCAVVTQRYKLVGYPGTFGEENLMRDAEPVLELYDLAADPGETKNLISDKPEIAGKLRQEYQQWYSDVKQSRHFQPGMIVIDSRKENPTTLCRYQDGSFAQGNSQGWMVQVETPGLYQIQIQRGTGQKPGKLSVNWQGEETHEFLQADESTARFELKSGSGLLDIWFQEEGADRVYPGDNSTRGDVILKRLD